One Micropterus dolomieu isolate WLL.071019.BEF.003 ecotype Adirondacks linkage group LG23, ASM2129224v1, whole genome shotgun sequence DNA window includes the following coding sequences:
- the camlg gene encoding calcium signal-modulating cyclophilin ligand encodes MESEAANEEKTAALSAAQRRAEIRRRKLLMNSEDRMNRIVGYTKNESENNAGASLRPTEPRFHLDLDRTEPWSSSSSSPRPSPFLPEASGFGSRSHTATPERRGSPLPGCSEPHGVSLEDDIGGVRQRPRGERASDDLSGSPRRGLQKYLSRFDDAMKLRGQLANEKPAQDGGSDPEEFDPFRIFRLIGSILLAIFVRVFVCKYLSIFAPFLTLELAYMGLSKYFPKVEKKAQTTVLTAALLLSGIPAEVINRSMDTYRRMGDVFADLCVYFFTFILSHEILLLIGSETP; translated from the exons ATGGAGTCCGAAGCGGCCAACGAGGAGAAGACAGCCGCTCTGTCGGCGGCGCAGAGACGGGCAGAGATCCGGAGGAGAAAACTGCTCATGAATTCAGAGGACAGGATGAACAGAATCGTGGGCTACACTAAAAACGAGTCTGAAAACAACG CTGGAGCGTCCCTGCGTCCCACAGAACCCCGCTTCCACCTCGATCTCGACAGAACAGAGCCGTGGTCGTCATCCTCATCTTCCCCGAGACCGTCTCCCTTCCTGCCAGAGGCTTCGGGGTTCGGCAGCCGCTCCCACACCGCCACCCCCGAGAGGAGGGGCTCACCCCTGCCAGGCTGTAGTGAGCCACACGGAGTCTCTCTGGAAGATGACATCGGAGGGGTCCGACAGAGACCGAGGGGGGAGCGGGCATCAGACGACCTCAGCGGCTCCCCACGCCGAGGCCTCCAGAAGTACCTGTCCCGTTTTGACGATGCCATGAAACTACGGGGCCAGCTGGCCAATGAGAAGCCGGCCCAGGACGGGGGGTCTGACCCTGAGGAGTTTGATCCTTTCAGAATCTTCAGGCTCATCGGCAGCATCCTCCTCGCCATTTTTGTTAGGGTTTTTGTCTGCAAGTATCTG TCAATATTTGCTCCATTTCTGACCCTTGAACTGGCCTATATGGGGTTGTCCAAATACTTTCCAAAG GTAGAGAAGAAGGCCCAGACCACTGTGCTGACCGCTGCCCTGTTGCTGTCTGGCATCCCCGCTGAGGTCATCAACCGCTCCATGGACACCTACAGGAGAATGGGTGACGTCTTTGCCGACCTCTGCGTTTACTTCTTCACCTTCATTCTCTCGCACGAGATCCTGCTGCTCATTGGCTCAGAGACTCCCTGA
- the sec24a gene encoding protein transport protein Sec24A gives MSTAGFNSQNGTGTGQAYANGPSQNPVALQQLPGVSYGMTHQPTYNPMQAKAPAPPGPGLYPSGQYQPVSSYQPGPPLTSYPTPPGQPLLNRPQMVGPLSHTPPQSASPSPGPRLPPAQATPPPPAMSSSHYYPNPQQPQPMAPSWQYNTAPPLMGPHTSMNTPPRGPMANHVHPAASSAPPPPPSSSSYSSAPPAHASHSATQPPGPGMPPTSLHGYTHQGTAPPPVNPMAPHTYQPSRAPYGPPPTGPPPTLKPTPPPTGPPMANATPPPPGADAQCGRAVNSIVSPTEPDCQEGDVECPGTAAGNGPQAPNSYNHVDNKMAGPPQPGTPGRHLGHYPSLPPGYQNTPAPHNTTSPMHPAMQAATQPYTQAPQPYQQPRGGAGPAQLSPSLAAMSLQSSTPEALRVVNLLQERNLLPPNPIPAPTPCLPQDLQKINCHPEVFRCTLTSIPQTQSLLNKAKMPMGLLLHPFKDLSQLPVVTSSTIVRCRSCRTYINPFVTFLDQRRWKCNLCYRVNDVPEEFMYNPVSRSYGEPHKRPEVQNATIEFIAPSEYMLRPPQPAVYLFLLDVSHNAIETGYLKVFCQSLLDNINALPGDSRTKVGFITFDSTIHFYNLQEGLSQPQMLIVSDIEDIFLPTPDSLLVNLNECKELVQDLLKSLPNLFEKTMETQSALGSALQAAFKLLSPTGGRMSVFQTQLPNLGVGTLQSREDPNQRASAKDIQHLSPATDFYKKLALDCSGQQVSVDLFLLSAQYCDLASLGCISRYSAGSVYYYPSYHHQHNPAQVECFQKDLKRYLTRKIGFEAVMRIRCTKGLSIHTFHGNFFVRSTDLLSLPNVNPDAGFAVQMSIEENLDDMQLVSFQAALLYTSSKGERRIRVHTLCLPVVNSLADIFAGADVQAITGLLACMAVDRSVTASLSDARDAMTNAAIDSLSSYRQSVLTIQQPGLLAPACLRLFPLFILALLKQKAFRTGTSTRLDDRVFAMCQLKYQPLAYTMLMIHPALYRIDDLTDEGALNINERTIPQPRLLQLSVEKLSREGAFLMDAGTVMYLWIGRNCHPNFLTQVLGVPSYAAVPDNLYLLPELDTAESQRTRAFIGWLRDQRPFFPSLHVVRDESQLKATFMQNMIEDRTESALSYYEFLLHLQQQISK, from the exons ATGTCAACTGCGGGGTTCAACTCTCAGAACGGGACAGGGACAGGACAGGCCTATGCGAATG GTCCATCACAGAACCCAGTTGCCCTGCAGCAGCTGCCAGGGGTTAGCTATGGAATGACCCACCAACCAACCTACAACCCAATGCAGGCCAAAGCCCCCGCACCCCCTGGCCCTGGACTCTACCCTTCTGGGCAATACCAGCCAGTCAGCTCCTACCAGCCTGGCCCACCACTCACTTCCTACCCAACTCCTCCAGGCCAGCCTCTGTTAAACAGGCCTCAAATGGTAGGTCCTTTATCCCATACCCCTCCTCAGTCTGCCAGCCCCAGCCCTGGTCCTAGGCTGCCCCCTGCACAGGCCACACCTCCCCCTCCTGCTATGTCTTCTAGTCACTACTACCCAAACCCCCAGCAGCCTCAGCCCATGGCTCCATCATGGCAGTACAACACAGCTCCACCGCTAATGGGACCACACACTTCTATGAACACACCTCCCCGTGGCCCCATGGCTAATCATGTGCACCCAGCTGCAAGCTCGGCGCCACCGCCACCACCGTCATCATCATCTTACAGCTCTGCACCACCAGCCCATGCGTCCCACAGTGCCACTcagcccccaggcccagggatgCCCCCCACCTCTCTGCACGGATACACCCATCAAG GCACTGCACCTCCACCAGTGAACCCCATGGCTCCCCACACTTACCAACCAAGCAGGGCTCCCTATGGCCCTCCACCTACAGGCCCACCTCCAACCTTGAAACCCacaccaccacccactggaCCCCCAATGGCCAATGCCACACCTCCACCCCCCGGGGCAGATG CTCAGTGTGGGAGGGCAGTTAACAGCATTGTGTCCCCCACTGAGCCCGACTGCCAGGAGGGGGATGTTGAATGTCCAG GAACTGCGGCTGGCAATGGCCCACAAGCACCAAACAGCTATAATCATGTTGACAACAAAATGG CTGGTCCACCCCAACCCGGAACACCTGGTCGGCACTTGGGCCACTacccctcccttcctcctgGGTACCAGAACACCCCAGCTCCCCACAATACCACCTCTCCCATGCACCCTGCGATGCAGGCAGCCACGCAGCCTTACACTCAAGCACCTCAGCCATACCAGCAG CCACGTGGTGGCGCAGGGCCAGCCCAGCTGAGCCCATCCCTGGCAGCCATGAGCCTCCAGTCCAGCACCCCAGAGGCCCTGAGAGTGGTCAACCTGCTGCAGGAGAGAAACCTGCTACCACCAAACCCGATCCCTGCCCCAACACCCTGCCTCCCACAGGACCTGCAGAAGATTAACTGCCACCCAGA GGTTTTTCGTTGTACGCTAACCAGCATCCCTCAGACCCAGTCTCTGCTCAATAAAGCCAAGATGCCGATGGGTCTGCTGCTCCATCCCTTCAAAGACCTCTCG CAACTTCCCGTAGTGACATCCAGCACCATCGTCAGGTGTCGGTCCTGCAGAACCTACATTAACCCGTTCGTCACTTTCCTGGATCAGAGGAGGTGGAAGTGCAACCTGTGCTATAGGGTCAATGATG TTCCAGAGGAGTTTATGTACAACCCAGTTAGCAGATCGTACGGAGAGCCACACAAAAGACCCGAGGTCCAGAACGCCACCATCGAATTCATTGCTCCTTCAGAATACATG CTGAGGCCACCACAGCCGGCTGTTTACCTCTTCCTTCTTGATGTATCCCACAATGCAATTGAGACCGGCTACCTGAAAGTGTTCTGCCAGTCACTGCTGGACAACATCAATGC GCTTCCTGGAGACTCACGGACAAAGGTAGGCTTCATCACCTTTGACAGCACCATTCACTTCTACAACCTCCAGGAGGGACTTTCGCAGCCACAGATGCTCATCGTGTCTGACATTGAAG ATATCTTTTTACCAACACCAGACAGCCTTCTAGTAAACCTCAATGAATGCAAAGAG cttgTGCAGGATCTACTGAAGAGCCTGCCAAATTTATTTGAAAAGACCATGGAGACCCAGTCTGCCCTGGGTTCAGCTCTCCAAGCAGCCTTTAAGCTGCTGTCGCCCACCGGAGGGCGCATGTCTGTCTTTCAGACCCAGCTGCCTAACCTCGGTGTGGGGACACTCCAGTCCAGAGAGGACCCCAACCAACGGGCATCTGCCAAG GACATCCAGCACTTATCCCCAGCAACAGACTTCTACAAGAAGCTGGCTCTGGACTGCTCCGGCCAGCAGGTGTCTGTTGACCTATTCCTGCTCAGTGCTCAGTACTGCGACCTGGCATCGCTTG gcTGTATATCCAGATACTCGGCAGGGAGTGTTTACTACTACCCCTCCTACCACCACCAGCACAACCCCGCTCAGGTGGAGTGCTTCCAGAAGGATCTGAAGAGATACTTAACCAGGAAGATCGGTTTTGAGGCCGTCATGAGGATACGCTGCACCAAAG GTCTGTCCATCCACACGTTCCACGGAAACTTCTTTGTGCGCTCAACAGATCTGTTGTCCCTTCCCAACGTGAATCCAGACGCTGGCTTTGCAGTTCAGATGTCCATTGAGGAAAACCTGGACGACATGCAACTCGTCTCTTTCCAGGCGGCGCTgctttacacatccagcaaag gagagaggaggatcCGTGTCCACACTCTGTGTCTTCCTGTGGTCAACTCTTTGGCAGACATCTTTGCTGGGGCTGATGTTCAGGCCATCACGGGACTGCTGGCTTGCATGG CTGTGGACCGCTCGGTGACGGCCAGTCTGAGTGATGCCAGAGATGCGATGACCAACGCTGCCATTGACTCGCTATCGTCATACCGGCAGTCTGTGTTGACCATCCAACAGCCTGGCCTGTTGGCCCCGGCCTGCCTCAGACTCTTTCCCCTCTTCATCCTGGCCCTGCTCAAACAG AAAGCCTTCCGAACGGGCACCAGTACCAGGCTGGATGACCGGGTCTTTGCAATGTGTCAGCTGAAGTACCAGCCGCTGGCTTACACCATGCTGATGATCCACCCTGCTCTGTACCGTATTGATGATCTGACTGATGAG GGAGCTTTGAACATCAACGAGCGGACAATCCCTCAGCccagactgctgcagctgtctgtggaGAAACTCAGCAGGGAGGGAGCTTTCCTCATGGATGCTGGAACG GTTATGTACCTGTGGATCGGACGGAACTGCCACCCCAACTTCCTCACACAAGTCCTAGGAGTTCCCAGCTATGCTGCTGTGCCTGATAACCTG TATCTGCTCCCAGAGCTGGACACTGCCGAGTCCCAGAGAACCAGAGCTTTTATTGGTTGGCTGAGGGATCAGAGACCGTTCTTTCCATCCCTGCATGTCGTCAG GGACGAGAGCCAGCTGAAAGCCACTTTTATGCAGAACATGATCGAGGACCGAACAGAGTCGGCCCTGTCATACTACGAGTTCCTGCTTCACCTCCAACAGCAAATTTCCAAATAA